In the genome of Ignavibacteria bacterium, one region contains:
- a CDS encoding DNA-directed RNA polymerase subunit omega, whose amino-acid sequence MSIQTLDLNKFEKDVDNVYEGVVIVSKRARQINDEIKMEQNQRLEPIIAKETEDDTIMNQDKMNISLEFEKREKPTQEAADEFMNEELNFRYRDE is encoded by the coding sequence ATGTCAATACAAACATTAGACCTTAATAAATTCGAGAAAGACGTTGATAACGTTTATGAAGGTGTTGTCATTGTTTCTAAAAGAGCAAGACAAATCAATGATGAAATTAAGATGGAGCAAAACCAGCGTCTTGAACCAATAATTGCAAAAGAAACTGAAGACGATACAATTATGAATCAGGATAAGATGAACATTTCTCTTGAGTTTGAAAAAAGAGAAAAGCCGACACAGGAAGCAGCTGATGAGTTTATGAATGAAGAGTTGAATTTCAGATACAGAGACGAGTAA
- the gmk gene encoding guanylate kinase — MLYVISAPSGAGKTTITKEILKNNPDIQFSISATTREKRENEVDGRDYYFLSKEDFENKIKNNELIEYEKLYNNCYYGTLKSVVDKSIAENKDIIFDIDVNGALNLKKFYNDKAVTIFIKPPDLGTLKQRLTDRKTESSLQIEERLKRVDMEMSKTDKFDYIIVNKELNDAVHQVQAIINNCKNR; from the coding sequence ATGTTATATGTAATATCTGCTCCTTCCGGCGCAGGCAAAACAACAATTACAAAAGAAATTTTAAAAAATAATCCGGACATTCAATTCTCGATTTCTGCGACGACCAGAGAAAAAAGGGAGAACGAAGTTGACGGACGGGATTATTATTTTTTATCAAAAGAAGATTTTGAAAATAAAATTAAGAACAACGAGCTTATTGAATACGAAAAGCTTTACAATAATTGTTATTACGGAACTTTGAAATCGGTTGTTGATAAATCCATTGCAGAAAATAAAGATATCATTTTTGATATCGATGTTAACGGCGCGCTGAATCTGAAAAAATTTTATAATGATAAAGCAGTAACGATTTTCATAAAACCGCCGGATCTGGGTACTCTCAAACAAAGATTAACTGACCGAAAGACTGAAAGTTCATTGCAAATTGAAGAAAGATTGAAACGGGTTGATATGGAAATGTCAAAAACGGACAAATTTGATTATATCATTGTAAATAAAGAACTTAATGATGCTGTTCATCAGGTTCAGGCGATTATAAATAATTGTAAAAATAGATAA
- the coaBC gene encoding bifunctional phosphopantothenoylcysteine decarboxylase/phosphopantothenate--cysteine ligase CoaBC, producing MKNKKILIGISGGIAAYKTCELVRLFIKAGAEVRVIMTPSATKFVSPYTLSVLSKNEVLINLFPETEDFSKVEKVDTKTSHVNYGLWADLFIIAPATCNTIGKIVTGISDNLLLTTVLSSRCPIMIAPSMDDDMFKHQVIQKNISKLKELGYKVLQPEQGELASGLYGYGRMPEPQTIFDEAQNFLSKKKDLTGKKVLVTAGPTVEYIDAVRYITNPSTGKMGFEIARAAQERGAEVTLITGPVSLNSPENIKRIDVKSADEMFNAVKSNFKKIDYVIMSAAVEDLKPVASINKKLKKENLDKKFSFEFEKSVDILKYLGEHKNGYKLVGFALETDNELKNAKEKLTKKNLDFIVLNNPNEKGAGFGHDTNKVKLIDKKSVTDIPLSSKYEVANKILDKLLKK from the coding sequence ATGAAGAATAAAAAAATTCTTATAGGAATATCAGGCGGAATAGCTGCATATAAAACCTGCGAGCTTGTCCGCTTATTCATAAAAGCCGGTGCTGAAGTCAGAGTAATAATGACGCCGTCTGCAACAAAGTTTGTTTCTCCTTATACGCTTTCAGTGCTTTCCAAAAATGAAGTTCTCATAAATTTATTTCCCGAAACGGAAGACTTTTCTAAAGTCGAAAAAGTCGATACAAAAACTTCTCACGTGAATTATGGTCTATGGGCTGATTTATTCATCATCGCTCCTGCAACATGCAATACAATCGGGAAAATTGTTACAGGCATAAGTGACAATTTATTGCTTACGACTGTTTTATCTTCACGCTGCCCTATAATGATTGCACCTTCTATGGATGACGATATGTTCAAACATCAGGTCATTCAGAAAAATATTTCAAAGCTTAAAGAGCTTGGTTACAAAGTATTACAGCCTGAGCAAGGCGAGCTTGCAAGCGGTCTTTACGGCTACGGCAGAATGCCCGAACCGCAGACAATTTTCGACGAAGCGCAGAATTTTCTCTCAAAAAAAAAAGACTTAACCGGTAAAAAAGTTCTGGTAACTGCCGGTCCGACTGTCGAGTACATCGATGCCGTCCGTTATATAACAAATCCCTCTACAGGCAAGATGGGCTTCGAAATTGCCCGAGCGGCGCAGGAACGCGGCGCTGAGGTAACGCTCATAACAGGTCCGGTTAGCTTAAATTCTCCCGAAAATATTAAAAGAATTGACGTTAAGTCTGCAGATGAAATGTTCAATGCGGTAAAATCTAATTTTAAAAAAATAGATTATGTCATAATGAGCGCGGCTGTTGAAGATTTAAAGCCTGTTGCATCAATAAATAAAAAACTCAAAAAAGAAAATTTGGATAAAAAGTTTTCGTTTGAATTTGAAAAATCGGTTGATATATTGAAGTATCTGGGAGAACATAAAAACGGATATAAGCTTGTCGGGTTTGCTCTTGAGACCGACAACGAGTTAAAAAACGCGAAAGAAAAATTAACAAAAAAGAATTTAGATTTCATAGTTTTAAATAACCCGAATGAAAAAGGCGCGGGATTCGGTCACGATACCAACAAAGTAAAGCTAATCGATAAAAAATCCGTTACAGACATTCCTTTGAGTTCAAAATATGAAGTTGCTAATAAAATACTTGATAAACTTTTGAAAAAATGA
- a CDS encoding glycerol-3-phosphate acyltransferase: protein MKTGIPFVLILMTTDVVLNYILICVLCYLIGAIPFAHILVKKKHKLIIAELGSGNVGAMNTFEVTKSKATGISVFLLDFLKGCIPTLILTEVLILSLPLIILPLSLIVLGHNYSIFLKFKGGRGLATAAGIFLVINFLLVIVWCLIFVITTRIKKNVHIGNVVASFLMPFPLLIAQNFFYKFTYGSGEIGSIKLTIEFLFILSSSICLIILLKHVQPVVELIKQKLNK from the coding sequence GTGAAAACGGGAATCCCATTCGTGTTAATATTGATGACTACTGACGTTGTTCTTAATTATATTTTAATTTGTGTTCTTTGTTATCTGATTGGCGCAATCCCGTTTGCGCACATTCTTGTTAAAAAAAAACATAAGCTCATTATAGCTGAACTTGGCAGCGGAAATGTCGGTGCAATGAATACGTTTGAAGTTACTAAATCCAAAGCAACCGGAATAAGTGTTTTTTTGTTAGATTTTCTTAAGGGGTGTATTCCTACTCTGATATTAACTGAAGTTCTGATATTAAGTTTACCTTTAATTATATTACCTCTTTCTTTAATCGTTCTCGGACATAATTACTCAATATTCCTGAAATTCAAAGGCGGACGCGGCTTAGCAACTGCTGCGGGGATTTTTTTAGTAATAAATTTTTTATTAGTGATAGTATGGTGTCTCATTTTTGTCATTACTACGAGAATTAAAAAAAATGTCCATATAGGAAATGTCGTCGCATCTTTTCTGATGCCTTTTCCTTTACTCATTGCTCAGAATTTTTTCTATAAGTTTACTTATGGCTCTGGGGAAATTGGCAGCATTAAGCTCACTATAGAATTTCTATTTATCTTAAGTTCCTCAATTTGTTTAATTATATTATTGAAGCACGTTCAGCCGGTTGTTGAATTAATAAAGCAAAAACTTAATAAATAA
- a CDS encoding SDR family oxidoreductase, whose amino-acid sequence MNKIALITGGVRRLGKDISISLSEIGYDLIVTYNKSSKADIDSFKKAVKTKVDLVKSDVSKVSDIKKLFKHINKNYKSLNLLVNNAGIFRHYDFFEITEKDFDDFINTNLKGTFFCAQFGAEFMLKTKSENPQIINLASLGGIQNWTGYIPYSVSKAGVIKLTQQLAKRLAPDILVNSISPGTIVIENDKNETVNFNEMKKYPVKKFGEARDITSLINFLATENKFITGHNFIVDGGKTL is encoded by the coding sequence ATGAACAAAATTGCACTTATAACAGGCGGTGTAAGGCGTTTGGGGAAAGATATTTCAATTTCTTTATCCGAAATTGGTTATGATTTAATTGTTACCTATAATAAATCAAGCAAAGCTGATATTGATAGTTTTAAAAAAGCTGTTAAAACTAAAGTTGATTTAGTTAAATCCGATGTTTCTAAAGTTTCTGATATTAAAAAGCTATTTAAGCATATAAATAAAAATTATAAGAGCTTGAACCTTCTCGTTAACAACGCAGGAATATTCAGGCACTATGATTTTTTTGAAATAACGGAAAAAGATTTTGATGATTTTATTAATACAAATCTTAAAGGAACATTTTTTTGTGCGCAATTTGGAGCCGAATTTATGCTAAAAACAAAATCGGAAAATCCGCAGATTATTAATCTTGCTTCGCTCGGAGGCATTCAGAACTGGACGGGGTATATTCCTTATTCAGTTTCAAAAGCGGGAGTTATAAAATTGACTCAACAGCTTGCAAAACGTCTTGCGCCGGATATATTAGTAAACTCGATTTCACCGGGAACAATTGTGATTGAAAATGATAAAAATGAAACAGTGAATTTTAATGAAATGAAAAAATATCCGGTTAAAAAATTCGGAGAGGCGCGTGATATAACTTCTTTAATAAATTTTTTAGCGACTGAAAATAAATTCATAACCGGACATAATTTCATTGTTGACGGAGGAAAAACATTATAA
- a CDS encoding YicC/YloC family endoribonuclease, translated as MILSMTGFGKAEEKLGTSVYSVEIRSVNNRFLELFFKYPKYLSSKDFELKEVVKKKITRGKLNINLTINAETENDPHLKFNDESVKNYFQFLKNLKKTLGLKEKIKLEHILHFTDIMGLEEEYTLQEDEFKFILDLLNKALDDILTMKKKEGDYIKNDFFKRLEFIENEAEEIKNLSKQNIDEEKEKILKKVISILNDNTLVSEKRIEMEIVMLADKLDITEECIRLESHIKYFREYCDSQELAGRRLNFLLQEMNREINTMGSKSLDASISQKISVMKEELEKIREQLQNVE; from the coding sequence ATGATTTTAAGCATGACAGGCTTCGGCAAAGCCGAAGAAAAATTAGGAACATCGGTTTATTCGGTTGAGATTAGGTCTGTGAATAACAGATTTCTTGAATTGTTTTTTAAATACCCTAAATATCTTTCATCGAAAGATTTTGAGTTGAAAGAAGTTGTAAAGAAAAAAATCACAAGAGGAAAGCTGAATATTAATTTAACAATCAACGCTGAGACCGAAAACGACCCGCATCTGAAATTCAACGATGAGTCAGTTAAAAACTATTTTCAGTTTCTAAAAAATCTTAAAAAAACTTTAGGGCTTAAGGAAAAAATTAAATTAGAGCACATTCTTCATTTTACGGATATAATGGGTCTTGAGGAAGAATATACGCTTCAGGAAGATGAGTTTAAGTTTATTCTGGATTTGCTTAATAAGGCTCTCGATGATATTCTTACAATGAAAAAGAAAGAGGGCGATTACATAAAAAATGATTTTTTTAAGCGTCTTGAGTTCATAGAAAATGAAGCTGAAGAAATAAAAAATCTTTCTAAGCAGAATATTGACGAAGAGAAAGAAAAGATTCTCAAAAAAGTGATTTCGATTTTAAATGATAATACTCTTGTAAGTGAAAAACGCATTGAGATGGAAATTGTAATGCTTGCTGATAAGCTTGATATAACCGAAGAATGCATTCGTCTCGAAAGTCATATAAAATATTTCAGAGAATATTGTGATTCTCAAGAGCTTGCAGGGAGAAGACTGAACTTTTTATTGCAGGAAATGAACCGTGAGATAAATACGATGGGCTCTAAATCGCTTGATGCTTCAATATCGCAAAAAATTTCAGTAATGAAAGAGGAGCTCGAGAAAATCCGCGAACAGCTTCAAAATGTTGAATAA
- a CDS encoding uracil-DNA glycosylase, producing MSETNDILNKIENYFNYIKDKNLLIFSKEVESYEKFLNSKFEYTPQYTQNDETSQEKMSDVISEKQSDFSNIRVCDEDWKNAKTLDELKEKIEECKKCDLWKTRTNFVFGTGNPKAKVVVVGEAPGAEEDKQGKPFVGRAGQLLTQILASVGFDREEVFICNVLKSRPPENRNPLPEEIKACEPYLIKQLDIIKPKLILCVGTFAAQTLLKTKDSLGKMRGSFHTYNGIPLLVTFHPAALLRNPNWKRPTWEDVQLFKKEYDKIMAN from the coding sequence ATGAGTGAGACTAACGATATTTTAAACAAGATCGAAAATTATTTTAATTACATTAAAGATAAAAATTTATTAATATTTAGTAAGGAAGTTGAGAGTTACGAAAAGTTTTTAAATTCTAAATTCGAATACACTCCTCAATACACTCAAAACGATGAAACTTCACAAGAAAAGATGTCGGATGTAATTAGCGAAAAGCAAAGTGATTTTTCAAATATTCGAGTTTGTGATGAAGATTGGAAAAATGCAAAAACTTTAGATGAGCTTAAGGAAAAGATTGAGGAATGCAAAAAATGCGATTTATGGAAAACAAGAACTAACTTTGTTTTCGGGACAGGAAATCCAAAAGCAAAAGTTGTAGTAGTCGGCGAAGCACCAGGTGCGGAAGAGGATAAGCAGGGAAAACCTTTTGTCGGCAGAGCGGGACAGCTTCTCACTCAGATTTTGGCATCGGTTGGTTTTGACAGGGAAGAGGTTTTTATATGTAATGTTTTGAAATCACGACCGCCTGAAAACAGAAACCCGCTGCCTGAGGAAATAAAAGCTTGCGAGCCGTATCTGATTAAGCAACTCGATATAATAAAACCAAAACTGATTTTATGCGTCGGTACATTTGCTGCACAAACTTTATTAAAAACAAAAGATTCACTCGGGAAAATGCGAGGTTCATTTCATACATATAACGGCATTCCATTGCTCGTTACGTTTCATCCTGCAGCATTGCTGCGAAATCCGAATTGGAAAAGACCGACATGGGAAGACGTTCAGCTTTTCAAAAAGGAATATGATAAAATAATGGCTAACTGA
- the dnaB gene encoding replicative DNA helicase: MKKKYMKNGFNEINEFNEIEFREKHGKGAPNSVELEHRILGAVMIDDQIFGELSQILEARHFFNKKNGLIFQAMLNLDSRKEPMDINTIKEELKRIDKNDSVDVEYLIDLTEITSTSANALQHAQYVLEKFLLRSLIHTASGIIEKCLDPTVNTFTVLDEADQQFLDVSATLNKKKVILVKDELSSIIAELADRRANKTVTGVPTGYHKLDETLGGFQKSELIIIAGRPSHGKTALSINIARNAAVEHKRKVAIFSLEMSFRELMYRLLASEARINGKNLKLGKSSQEDWRKLQNYFSNLNTDIFIDDTSLMSITDIRAKARRLKKEQDIELLVVDYLQLVRGPSDVERRELEVGYVSRGLKALAKELDIPVVACAQLNRSIEQRGKEKTPQLSDLRESGSIEQDADVVMFVNRPYMNLIGQLDFTAKEDLEKFHRAEIIIGKNRNGPVDSLRLVFLPEFARFENPVMREPLEVNIPVPDADDEAPF, from the coding sequence ATGAAAAAGAAATACATGAAGAATGGATTCAATGAAATAAACGAATTCAATGAAATTGAATTCCGGGAGAAGCACGGCAAAGGGGCTCCGAATTCCGTAGAGCTTGAGCATAGAATTTTAGGTGCTGTTATGATTGATGACCAGATTTTTGGCGAACTTAGCCAGATTCTTGAAGCAAGACATTTCTTCAATAAAAAGAATGGACTCATTTTTCAGGCAATGCTTAATCTTGACAGCCGTAAAGAGCCAATGGATATTAATACGATTAAGGAAGAACTTAAACGCATTGATAAAAATGATTCTGTTGATGTTGAATATTTAATTGACCTTACTGAAATTACTTCAACATCTGCAAATGCTTTACAGCACGCTCAGTATGTTCTCGAAAAATTTCTTTTGAGAAGCTTGATTCATACCGCATCAGGTATAATTGAGAAATGTCTCGACCCGACAGTTAATACATTTACGGTTCTCGATGAAGCTGACCAGCAGTTTCTCGATGTTTCCGCAACACTTAATAAGAAAAAAGTTATTTTAGTAAAAGATGAGCTCAGCAGTATCATTGCAGAGCTTGCCGACAGACGTGCAAATAAAACAGTAACAGGAGTGCCGACAGGGTATCACAAGCTTGATGAGACGCTTGGCGGCTTTCAAAAATCCGAATTAATCATTATTGCGGGACGACCTTCACACGGTAAAACAGCACTTTCAATAAACATCGCGCGCAATGCGGCAGTAGAACACAAAAGGAAAGTAGCAATTTTTTCTCTTGAGATGTCATTCAGGGAGTTAATGTACAGATTGCTTGCATCGGAAGCCCGCATCAACGGAAAAAATTTAAAACTCGGAAAATCTTCGCAGGAAGACTGGCGCAAGCTTCAGAATTATTTTTCGAATTTAAATACTGATATATTTATTGATGACACAAGCTTGATGTCGATTACAGACATCCGGGCAAAAGCGCGCCGTCTTAAAAAAGAGCAGGACATTGAACTTCTTGTTGTTGATTATTTACAGCTTGTCCGCGGACCATCGGATGTTGAAAGACGCGAACTCGAAGTCGGTTATGTTTCGCGCGGATTAAAAGCACTTGCGAAGGAGCTTGATATTCCTGTTGTTGCATGCGCGCAGCTTAACCGTTCCATTGAACAGCGCGGAAAAGAAAAAACTCCGCAGCTTTCCGATTTGAGGGAGTCGGGTTCTATCGAGCAGGATGCTGACGTTGTTATGTTTGTTAACAGACCTTATATGAATTTAATAGGTCAGTTGGATTTTACAGCAAAGGAAGATTTGGAAAAATTCCACAGAGCTGAAATTATCATTGGAAAAAACAGAAACGGTCCTGTTGATAGTTTAAGATTGGTATTCTTGCCTGAGTTTGCGAGATTTGAAAATCCTGTTATGCGGGAACCGCTTGAAGTGAATATTCCTGTGCCTGATGCAGACGACGAAGCACCGTTTTAA
- a CDS encoding N-acetylmuramoyl-L-alanine amidase-like domain-containing protein codes for MSKKFFLLTALLLGFVLLNSFRLLPQSNLYDDYEDMKCKKILAKLDMSLKTQPIDAVIAEVGKVFLGTEYVAGTLDKNNKENLVVYVTGLDCVTFVENALVMSRMIKKGQSSFEDYKKELEYIRYRNGVMDGYPSRLHYFTDWIYDNQQKGVVKDITQEIGGVPYKKNIDFMTTHVGSYKQLENNPEAVQQMQIFENLMNARDLYYIPKGEVDNYYDKLQTGDIIATTTDIGGLDVTHTGFIYKDENGRTKFMHANIKTKEVMITDVELKEYLAGNKKQTGIIVARPLEVN; via the coding sequence ATGTCTAAGAAATTCTTTCTTTTAACAGCACTTCTTTTGGGATTTGTTTTGCTGAATTCCTTCCGGTTATTGCCTCAAAGTAATTTATATGATGATTATGAAGATATGAAGTGCAAAAAAATTCTCGCAAAATTGGATATGAGTTTAAAAACTCAGCCCATTGATGCTGTGATTGCTGAAGTCGGAAAAGTTTTTTTAGGAACTGAGTATGTAGCAGGAACTCTTGATAAAAATAACAAAGAAAATTTGGTTGTGTATGTTACAGGGCTTGACTGCGTAACGTTTGTCGAAAATGCACTTGTGATGTCACGAATGATAAAAAAAGGGCAATCAAGCTTTGAGGATTACAAAAAAGAACTTGAATATATTCGTTACAGGAATGGTGTAATGGACGGTTATCCATCTCGACTTCATTATTTTACCGACTGGATTTATGACAACCAGCAAAAAGGAGTTGTGAAAGACATCACTCAGGAAATCGGGGGTGTTCCTTATAAAAAGAACATTGATTTTATGACTACTCACGTTGGTTCATATAAACAACTCGAAAATAACCCTGAAGCTGTTCAGCAGATGCAAATATTTGAGAATTTAATGAATGCAAGAGACCTGTATTATATTCCAAAAGGTGAAGTCGATAATTATTATGATAAGCTGCAAACAGGTGACATCATTGCAACGACAACTGATATCGGCGGACTTGATGTAACTCATACGGGTTTCATTTACAAAGATGAAAACGGCAGGACAAAATTTATGCACGCGAACATTAAAACAAAAGAAGTTATGATTACCGATGTTGAATTAAAAGAATATCTTGCGGGCAATAAAAAGCAAACAGGGATTATTGTTGCTCGTCCTCTTGAAGTGAATTAA
- a CDS encoding GNAT family N-acetyltransferase, producing MTKTALKDVKIRRAEPHDKANIIKLIIELAEFEKLEPPNEEARKRLIKEAFSLNPSFEILVADKKGGILGYAFYFFTFSSFKALKTLYLEDIFVTEKYRSEGIGKLFLKELKDIAKKNKCGRMEWCVLNWNVNAIEFYNKLGAKPMNEWTWYRLEL from the coding sequence ATGACCAAAACAGCTTTAAAAGATGTTAAAATAAGACGCGCCGAACCGCATGATAAGGCAAATATTATCAAACTTATAATAGAGCTTGCTGAATTTGAAAAGCTTGAACCGCCAAATGAAGAAGCCCGGAAACGTCTTATAAAAGAAGCTTTCAGCTTAAATCCTTCTTTTGAAATTTTAGTGGCAGATAAAAAAGGCGGAATATTAGGATATGCATTTTATTTTTTTACTTTTTCTTCTTTTAAAGCTTTAAAAACTTTATATCTCGAAGATATTTTTGTAACTGAAAAATACCGAAGTGAAGGAATCGGAAAATTATTTTTAAAAGAATTGAAAGATATTGCCAAAAAAAATAAATGCGGAAGAATGGAGTGGTGCGTGCTGAACTGGAACGTCAATGCAATTGAATTTTATAACAAGCTTGGCGCAAAGCCAATGAATGAATGGACTTGGTACAGATTGGAACTTTAA
- a CDS encoding LOG family protein: MRNEKNTNNPKDMKSEIKNDMKKNNLIKADKKPKQQKKEEVIKKLAKAPKAYANEKFIASPSARILRILAEYIEPHERFRKYNIRHTIVFFGSARIKSRKEITDKLASLNNEIKSVKGSDRTRIQQDILKAEVEYEMSKYYEDTVELAYLLTNWAKSLKKPNKFVVCSGGGPGIMEAANLGAAKAKGFSMGLNISLPFEQYPNPNISPELNFEFHYFFMRKFWFAYLAKALVIMPGGFGTMDELFETLTLVQTNKLHKKMTIVVYGTKFWEHIIQVDELVKYGMIDKEDLKLMKFVDTPQEAFEYLTRELTKNYVVK; the protein is encoded by the coding sequence ATGAGAAACGAGAAAAATACAAATAATCCCAAAGACATGAAAAGTGAGATAAAGAACGATATGAAGAAAAATAATTTGATAAAAGCTGACAAGAAACCTAAGCAGCAGAAAAAAGAAGAAGTTATAAAAAAATTAGCTAAAGCACCCAAAGCTTATGCAAATGAAAAATTCATTGCATCACCATCTGCAAGGATTCTGAGAATACTTGCAGAGTATATCGAACCTCATGAACGGTTCCGAAAGTATAACATCAGGCACACAATTGTTTTCTTTGGTTCAGCAAGGATTAAATCAAGAAAGGAAATAACAGATAAACTCGCAAGTCTTAATAATGAAATTAAGTCCGTAAAAGGAAGCGACAGGACACGCATTCAGCAGGATATTTTGAAAGCTGAAGTCGAATATGAAATGTCAAAGTACTATGAAGATACTGTCGAGCTTGCATATTTACTTACCAACTGGGCGAAAAGCCTGAAGAAGCCGAACAAGTTTGTCGTTTGTTCAGGCGGAGGACCGGGAATTATGGAAGCCGCAAATCTTGGCGCTGCAAAGGCGAAGGGCTTTTCAATGGGACTGAATATTTCGCTTCCGTTTGAACAGTATCCCAATCCGAACATTTCCCCTGAATTGAATTTTGAGTTTCATTATTTTTTTATGCGAAAATTCTGGTTTGCATATCTGGCAAAAGCGCTTGTTATAATGCCGGGTGGTTTCGGAACTATGGATGAGCTTTTTGAAACACTCACGCTTGTGCAGACAAATAAGCTTCACAAAAAAATGACAATTGTTGTTTACGGCACAAAATTTTGGGAGCACATAATTCAGGTTGATGAGCTTGTAAAATACGGAATGATAGATAAGGAAGATTTAAAGCTCATGAAATTTGTTGACACACCCCAGGAGGCATTTGAGTATCTTACCCGGGAGCTTACAAAAAATTATGTAGTAAAATAA